ATCAccatgtatgaaagaaaacatTTGTTCTAAAAAGTACCCAAGGCATTTTATTTCTGAAACACAAACCGGGGATGACGGTTACCCAACTTACAGGCGCAGGTCTCCAGATAATGGTGGAAACACCGCAATAATTCGTGTCAAAGGTACAGAAATGAGCGTGGATAATAGGTGGGTTGTGCCATATAATCCAGTGCTATCACGAAGTTTCAATGCACACATTAACGTAGAGTTTTGTCAATCGGTCAAAGCTATTAAGTACATCTGTAACTATATTCATAAAGGCTCTGATCAAGCCACATTTTCTttacaaaataataatgatgaagtagaaaaatatcTAAATGGTCGCTATATAAGTTCCTCAGAAGCGCTCtggagaattttccaatttcctaTTCATGAACGTTTTCCGGCAGTAGTTCATTTAGCAGTTCATTTGGAAAATGGACAAAgagtttatttttatgataatgaaaatctaCAAGATCGCGTCAATAATCCTTCATCAACGACACTAACAGCGTTCTTTGATCTTTGTAAAAGAGACGATTTTGCAAAAACACTTTTGTATCACGAAGTACCCCAGTATTACGTATGggaaagaaattcattttcaagaaGAAGACGTGGGCAAGATGTTGAAGGATATCCCGGTGTAAAAAAAGACACAACTTTAGGCCGTGTCTACAACATTCATCCAACACAAACTGAATGTTATTATTTAAGAATGTTACTGCAACATGTTCGCGGTCCAATGTCGTTTGAACATCTAAGGACCGTTAATGGTGTTATTTTCCAAACTTATCAAAGCGCTTGCAAGGAATTAGGTTTACTGGAGGGAGATGAACATTGGCAAAAGACCATGTCAGATGCTGTCATATCCGAGCCAGCCACAAAATTAAGAGAATTATTTACCATCATCCTCATATTTTGCCAGCCATCTGACCCCTTAGATTTATGGAACAAATTTCGCAATGATTTATGTGGAGATTTGTTAAACAGAATGCGTAATGAGAATCAGGATATGACATTAGCATATAGTGATGATATATACAATGTTGGACTTATCATAATTGAAGATAAGATTCATGAGATTTGTGATAAGTCATTAACTGATTTTGGACTTCCTGCATCAAAAAGGAACAATTCACATAATAATTTGGATCCGTTGGAAGTAGCATTGCGAAAGCCGTATGATGtaaatgaattaaataattatattactgAAAATGAACCGAAATTAGTAAATGACCAGGTGACGGCGTACAACCGTGTTATGAACAGTGTTCATTctaatgaaggaaaaatattttttttggatgCTCCAGGTGGAACTGGCAAGACTTTCATTACTAATCTTATATTAGCAAAAGTTAGGTCTCAAGGAAAACTCGCTTTAGCTGTAGCGTCGTCAGGAATTGCCGCAACTTTATTAGCAGGTGGACGCACAGCTCATTCCACTTTTAAACTACCTCTAACTGTTTCTTTACAGCAAGATAGCGTATGCTCTATTCGTAAAAATGGCCCTTTGGAAAAAGTTTTGCAAGACGTCAGTTTAATAATCTGGGATGAATGTACCATGATCCATAGAGCTCATGTAGAGGCTCTAGATAGGACTCTTAGAGATATTAGAAGCTGTGACAAAATCATGGGTGGTATTACTGTTATGTTTGCTGGGGAT
This region of Athalia rosae chromosome 7, iyAthRosa1.1, whole genome shotgun sequence genomic DNA includes:
- the LOC125501893 gene encoding LOW QUALITY PROTEIN: ATP-dependent DNA helicase pif1-like (The sequence of the model RefSeq protein was modified relative to this genomic sequence to represent the inferred CDS: deleted 1 base in 1 codon) yields the protein MSFEHLRTVNGVIFQTYQSACKELGLLEGDEHWQKTMSDAVISEPATKLRELFTIILIFCQPSDPLDLWNKFRNDLCGDLLNRMRNENQDMTLAYSDDIYNVGLIIIEDKIHEICDKSLTDFGFLHQKGTIHIIIWIRGTGKTFITNLILAKVRSQGKLALAVASSGIAATLLAGGRTAHSTFKLPLTVSLQQDSVCSIRKNGPLEKVLQDVSLIIWDECTMIHRAHVEALDRTLRDIRSCDKIMGGITVMFAGDFRQTLPVIVRGTRADIVKSCLKSSPLWKFVHTLKLSTNMRAHLVGGSTNFSSKLLLIGDGKVPHFENKIEIDRDLGERVTSIEELISKVYPNIVEIENKDYQWMCQRAILAARNSSVDDINNQILTKLPGDTVTYTSIDNVMDPEDAVHYPQEFLNSLNPSGLPPHSLKLKIGAPIILLRNLKPPNLCNGTRLQVKFLRDNVIVAIVLTGPAVGANV